From the Chelonoidis abingdonii isolate Lonesome George chromosome 4, CheloAbing_2.0, whole genome shotgun sequence genome, the window tcgccagacaagttggtgttagctctgacTGGCCTgcctgatggcccattaaggaccatcagctacacaattaaCCCATTAAGAGAAGGCAGAtccgccttgtaactcagcaaagtatgcaggaacttgcccatgtgactccagattccattttgctgtaactttccacagtaaggacaaagaggttgttacacctggaaaagtctataaaaggctgatgcctcgtctccatctggtcttcaatcctgcttcttacctctggagggactttgctacaaactgaagctctgaacaaaggactgaatgacccatccaagctgtggttgtactccagagactggatttgagcctgcagtttactccatcactgttACAAACCTGGACTAAGATCTTTGCCAttgctgtatgtaattgattctatttatccaattctagctctcatctctacctttttccttttatgaataaacctttagattttagattctaaaggattggcaacagcgtgatttgtgggtaagatctgatgtgtatagggggaggaggaaacccttacaacccccctactaaactacatcccctgagtcctgaacccaccgatctggattccaccacgtgagggtcaccctgtccccattacccggcccgcttgctctaatcatgactatgtgtaacccattagatgagcgatgtaccctcactgctcccctactatactttgaccccacccaccgtacaccccgcattggggacattacagactgtatgtactatatgctaacccataaccaaataccagcgtccccccatactctgtatgttgcccccgatgactaatgactgacatgccaaactctgtgtatcatccttatttaaatattctctaataaacatattgacctgggtctggggcttgattctttgggatcaagagagCCATTTTCTtctattggggtgttggttttcataaccattcatccccaggacgagtgggactGGTTGTGATattgggagactggagtgtctaaggaaattgcttgtgtgacttgtggttagccagtggggtgaaaccaggGTCCTCTTTGTctagctggtttggtttgccttagaggtggaaaaaccccagccgtGGGCTGttactgccctgtttgagcaattggtcctgaattggcactctcggttgggtcccgccagaaccgaaTTGTCACAGTGGGCCTACACTTGATCCATGCAACCTCGGTCAAGCATCTGCCATGCTAGTGCCCTGTGAAAGCATCTTCATCCCTGTCATCATCATCTCTCAGCTCCCAGAAAGTGGATTTATCCTCATGAGTCCCCGGAGAGCTAGAAAAGTgctatccccatttaacagatgaggAAAGAGAAGCACAGAGCCAATACTGCGATAAAAAGCCCACGGCACCATCTCAGAGCCcggatcagctgacttgggctagcAAAGCTGAAGCCCGAACTCTGAGACCCTTTCCCCTcatggggtgtgggctccagagtGACCCCAAATGACTACACAACAATTGTAGAGTCCCGATGCCCTGAGCCACAGGTCTTTTACTGCagcgtagatgtagcctaagagaTTTGGTCAGGgaagctgtggcagagccaggaacaaagCAAGGATCTTTGTGCTTCAGTCTAGTCTAGGGCAGTAACTCCTCACATGCTCGTTTacagttgtgtaatgctcccttgtcgtttggcagccgcctgctttgtccactgcttgcaggaagagcagcccattgcagctagctggtgggggcttggaaccagggaggaccagcagcccccccatcagctcccctaagtcccctgtgcagcagctgcctgcagctcagctgtgtccctccccctactgccatgtgctactcctgccctctgccttggagctgctccccgagactcctgcttgctgtgcaggggggagggaaggaagaaggggggctaatgtcagggtgcccccctgctcctgcaccccacttaccccatcttccatagaacAGGGGGGacagaccaggactcaggacagagggagcttgcagcagctgcctatcagcaagctgatctaattaacaaggcagtgtacttaagggaaatgcgcatatctccctccattcctgctgcctcttGTAGAGAGAGAGTAACCCTTGAGAGTTCAGTCAATTGCtcattcatcatttagcagtaagggaaatatcccaccctctgactcctccacctcaaccaagcttcacaatcatcatcactgtgtaccagtattaaattgtttaaaacttatactctgtgtgtgtgtgtgtgtgtgtgtgtgtgtgtgtgtgtattttatatatatatatatatatatataaaatcttttgtctggtgaaaaaatttcccaggaacctaaccccctcatttacattaattcttatggggaaattggattcgcttaacatcgtttcacttcaagtcgcatttttcaggaacataactacaatgttaagtgaggagttactgtgccTTAATCCTGCAGCTCAGTAGGGCTGCCTGGCACCCTCATCTGTAggggtttctttttaatttagggactaaaaataattttgttggaGAGTCAGAATTTAAACCCAGAAAGGACAACCCTCCAACCCCAATCAGTGTTTCtaatccagtgtttctcaacctttttgatctCAGGGACTGGGGCCGGTCCATGGGCCGGTCACTAAGAAACAcggatctagtctgacctcctgtgtctcACAGACCCTTAGCACCAGcatactaaacccaacaacccaaacagcccacaggagaccagGCTAGTATgagccacaggcagagaagagaagggaCAGGTGCAGGAGATCCCCAAGGGGAGGGATTACCAAGGGGGCCGAGGGAGAAGGCCCCAGGTGCAGGAGTCCCCCAAGGGCAGGGGCTCGCGAGGGGGCCCGGGGGAAAGGCCCCAGGTGCAGGAGTTCCCCAAGGGGAGGGATTACCAAGGGGGCCAGGGGAGAAGGCCCCAGGTGCAGGACTCCCCCAAGGGCAGGGGCTAGCGAGGGGGCTGGGGGAAAAGGCCCCAGGTGCAGGAGTTCCCCAAGGGCAGGGGTTAGCGAGGGAGCCGGGGGAGAAGGCCCCAGGTGCGGGAGTCCCCCCAGGGCAGCAGTTATCCAGGGGGCCCGGCCCCTGCACTCACTCACCGTGAAGGGCAGGGAGCAGACGATGAAGGTGATGGTCATGATGGCCAGGAGGATGAGGTGATCCACCTCCTCGGACATGGAGAGCCTCCGGCGCCGGGCAGGCTGCTCCAGTGAGGCTGGGCGGCGGGAGGTCTGCCCGCGGCGGTGCATGCCCACCAGGTTGCAGATGACGCTCAGGTTGCAGAGCAGCACGGCCAggatgagcagcagcagcagcgtggcGTAGAGCAGCGAGTAGGTGGCCTCCCGGGCGCCGGAGTCCTCCTGGTCGGTGCGCCTCAGGCGCATCTGGATGAAGCACCAGGTGCCCGGGCAGTACTGCATGTAGCGGCCGAAGCCCAGCAGCGGCAGGGCGCAGAAGGCGGCGGGGAGGGCGTAGAGGGCCGGCAGGGCCAGCGGCAGCGCCGAGCGGCGGCGCAGGAAGCGCTCGTAGAGGTAGGGCtggcccagggccaggcagcgCTCCAGCGCCATGGCGAACAGCACCAGCATGGTGGCCAGGCCAAAGAAGCTCATGGCGAAGGCGAAGTAGAGGCAGAGCCGCTTGCCCTCGGCCAGGCGCACCATCGTGCGGTTGCGGCCGTAGGAGGCCAGCACCACGGGGCTGACCAGGCAGGTGCCCAGCAGGTCGGTGAGCACCAGGACGGTCACCAGCACGTGGAAGAGGGAGAGCGGCCGGCCGCGCTGCCCCAGCCGGCGCCGGGCCAGCAGCGCCAGCGCCGTCAGGTTGCCCAGCAGCCCGGCCGAGAACATGACGGCGCTGATGGCCGGGCTCTCCTCGGCCGGCAGCGTAAGCATCTCCTCGCAGCTCTGGGCAGAGCCGGCCCCGCTCATGGTCGCGCCCGCCCGCCGGCTGCCCCGCACTGGGACGCGAGCGCAGCACCAGCCAGAGGCGCCCGCTGCTCCTCCCTCGCCAACAGCTGGAGCTCGGACCCGCCTCCCCTGGCGCAGCTGCCCGCCGCTCAGGGGCCCTCCGTCTCCAGCCGGGGCAGTGCGGGGAGAGGCTCCGTCCTCCCTCTCAACAGCTGGAGCCTCGGGGGCCCCCCTTgcgcacctccctgccccagccgggGAGCCCGGGACCGCCCCCTGCGCGCTCCTCCCTTCGCAGCACCTCTGGGCAGCGGGTGGAGATCAGTCACTGCCCGCGGGGAGAGGCTGCGTCCTTCCTCCCAAACAGCCggagctccctgctcccctgccccttccccggcAACACTGGGGTGcggccccagctccctccctggttGGCTGGGTCTCTGAGGTGCGTGCCAGGAAGGGATCCCCAACCTCCCACCGGCAGCCTCTGGCTCGCCCGACTGGCCATgcccagcagcctggctccacCCGGCGCCCCAGCCGAGGGGAGGCTCACCACCTTGCTGCATCCCAAGCCGTTAGCCAGCCACACTCCCGAGGGGGAGTCCCCACAGGACAGCTGTGACCCTCACGTCCAAGCCCTTGGGATGCACTGGGGTTTCTTCAGGGCTCTTCTCTAAGTGGCctggaaaggggagagggagaaaatgagAGAGTCTAACTCCCAGTGCAGACAGCACTAGCTcatcagaagaattcttccatcaacctagaaACCACCTCTTGGGTCAAGAAGGTGAAAAGCCTTAGGTCTGGGGGATCATCCCAAATCAGACAATTATCCTGGGGCCAAGAATGCCATGGCATGTGAAGATATTCAAAGATTAATATACTGGAGCTCAATTTTTGGGAGTCTCAGAGCTCTGCGTGGTGCACCCAATGGAAAGAAGGGGATGGGATGCCACCTTTCTGACATACGCCCCAGTCCTGATCCTGGGAACTGCTCCAGTGCTTTAACAGTTTGTCCAGGGGCGGAGCTGGAGTTGTCAGGGGTAACAGACCTGGCCTaggtaaataaatacataacaatCAAGCCAAGTCAGGGAGCGGCagctaactgtcaggatggttaagcactggaataacttgcctataaaggttgtggaatctccatcactggggggtttttaagaacaggttggacaaacacctggcagggataatacttagtcctgccttgagtgcagggaagtGGActagacctctcaaggtcccttccagttctatgattctatgaaacaccTTTTGAGTCTTTGCAATGACAGCGTGCAGCGTACACAGCCTGCAGCAGTTCTAGTCCTCACCTTCTCCGGTGGAGTGTGGGAGCCTGCAGTTTAAATCCAATGAGCTAGCAAAGTCCCTGGAACCCAATGCTTTCAGCAGACCATTCTGGTCATTGCACTATTCCACTGCTAAATTCTTCTGTCTGACTCCTACCCCTCCTTTTTATAAACTCCTCCACCTTCTCTTGAGTTCCCACTGGTTCCACTCTCAGAAAGTGACCCTGGATGTGTCCTGCCAGGCTGCTTGCCCACAATGGAAATCACCTCCCAGCTCTGGCAAATCTGCAGGGACAGAGtaactcaaaacaaaattaagaacCGTGTGTCCTCTCCACTATTCCTTCACTTATTTACACCACTAACTTCTGCAAAGTAAGCATGTGGGTTACACATGTTCCCCAGTAACTGCCTTCATTGGAGACCAATTAGGAGGTTCAGTTTTAGATCCCCTATTCCCCAGCATGGTTAGCACGTCTGGTCTAATAATTACGTTGGAGGCAGTGTCCGCTATTCCTGTGCATTTCACAGATCCTAGTATACACTCAATAGCCAAATATCCATTATTGTTCTTTAATGTTGGGctaagtttagaggcgagagcaacgTGGTGGGAGTGTGCTATAGACTGCCGGACCAGGAGGATaaggtagacaaggctttcttcggacaattaactgaagtttccagatcacaggccctggttctaacgGGGGGGCTTCAGTCACCTTGGTATCTGCTGGaaaagcaatacagcaatgcataGACAATCCAGGAGGTTTTTGAatagtgttggggacaacttcctggtgcatgTGCTGGAGGAACTGACTAGGGGCTGTTCTCCTCTTggcctgctgctcacaaacaggcaagaattggtaggggaaagagaagtgggtggcaacctgagcagcagtgaccataagatggttgagttcagcatcctgacaaaaggaagaaaggagagcagcagaatatggaccctggacttcagaaaagcagactgactccctcagggaactgatgggcaggatcccctgggaggctaacatgaggggaaaaggagtcccggagagggggctgtattttaaagaagccttattgag encodes:
- the PTGER2 gene encoding prostaglandin E2 receptor EP2 subtype, which translates into the protein MSGAGSAQSCEEMLTLPAEESPAISAVMFSAGLLGNLTALALLARRRLGQRGRPLSLFHVLVTVLVLTDLLGTCLVSPVVLASYGRNRTMVRLAEGKRLCLYFAFAMSFFGLATMLVLFAMALERCLALGQPYLYERFLRRRSALPLALPALYALPAAFCALPLLGFGRYMQYCPGTWCFIQMRLRRTDQEDSGAREATYSLLYATLLLLLILAVLLCNLSVICNLVGMHRRGQTSRRPASLEQPARRRRLSMSEEVDHLILLAIMTITFIVCSLPFTIRAYMNKFMQSEDYKKDLLALRFLAINPIIDPWVFVILRPSVLRVIRSVLCCQMSLKTQENMQTTPAAESKSNKQIDLCGQ